A portion of the Candidatus Poribacteria bacterium genome contains these proteins:
- a CDS encoding DUF1501 domain-containing protein, which translates to MLSLPQLPGRLCDGFSRREFLRVGGAAMLGISLPQVLSLQAKANTTVDPAKPLNGWGKANSVILLFLQGGPSHLDIWDPKPEAPSNIRGEFNPIPTNVPGIQLSETMPRLAQQMDKACLIRSVSYTPAGLFNHTAAMYQMVTGETPDKVAPSGQLDPPSPADHPNAASHIANYRPPDEPMLAAVQLPRPMQESNIIGKGGNAGFLGRAYDPYFLFQDPNEEINLDDLSLRPEVPPVRLKRRKDLLETINAGMPEIDKVADSYALNEYYEKAYNLILSQRARNAFDLSQEPDEVRDKYGRHTFGQSALLARRLVEAGTRFVQVNWPSVANGDPNTTAWDTHATNFGPLKNLHCPKLDSAVSSLLEDLHQRGMLEDTLVLAIGEFGRSPRMGISTSGNSNAPDGRDHWPYCYTGLIAGAGVQGGQVYGKSDATGSTPLENPVHPRDILATVYHTLGIDPHTIVYNHLDQPRELVKGEPIAGIF; encoded by the coding sequence ATGTTATCGTTACCACAACTACCCGGACGCTTATGTGACGGGTTTTCACGGCGTGAATTTTTGCGGGTCGGTGGTGCGGCGATGCTCGGCATTAGTCTGCCACAGGTATTGTCACTCCAAGCAAAAGCCAATACGACAGTCGATCCCGCTAAGCCGCTCAACGGGTGGGGGAAAGCAAACTCGGTGATTCTTCTCTTTTTGCAAGGCGGTCCCAGCCACCTTGACATCTGGGATCCAAAACCCGAAGCACCCTCGAACATTCGCGGTGAATTCAATCCGATTCCGACCAACGTACCGGGGATTCAGTTGTCAGAGACAATGCCGCGTTTGGCGCAGCAGATGGATAAGGCTTGTCTGATCCGTTCCGTGAGTTACACACCCGCGGGACTTTTCAACCACACCGCTGCGATGTATCAGATGGTAACCGGTGAAACGCCGGATAAAGTCGCGCCTTCAGGGCAGCTCGATCCACCGTCGCCAGCCGACCATCCTAATGCTGCATCGCATATCGCTAATTACCGTCCACCCGATGAACCGATGCTCGCGGCAGTCCAACTCCCGCGTCCGATGCAGGAGAGTAATATCATCGGCAAAGGTGGAAACGCTGGATTCCTCGGTAGGGCGTACGATCCGTATTTCCTTTTTCAAGACCCGAATGAAGAAATTAATCTCGACGATTTGAGTCTACGGCCAGAGGTGCCACCCGTGCGTCTGAAACGCCGGAAAGACCTCCTTGAGACGATTAACGCAGGGATGCCCGAAATTGATAAGGTCGCTGATTCCTACGCTTTGAATGAGTATTATGAAAAGGCGTACAACCTCATCTTGTCGCAGCGGGCACGCAATGCTTTCGATCTATCTCAAGAACCCGATGAGGTACGAGATAAGTACGGTAGACACACATTCGGACAGAGCGCACTCCTTGCACGCCGTTTGGTGGAAGCAGGCACCCGTTTCGTACAGGTGAACTGGCCCTCTGTTGCTAACGGTGATCCGAATACGACAGCCTGGGATACGCACGCAACCAACTTCGGTCCATTGAAGAACCTTCACTGTCCAAAGTTAGACAGCGCAGTATCTTCACTGCTGGAGGACCTACATCAACGCGGTATGTTAGAGGACACACTCGTCTTAGCGATTGGTGAGTTCGGACGTTCGCCGCGGATGGGGATTAGCACCTCCGGTAATAGCAACGCACCTGATGGACGCGACCACTGGCCCTATTGCTACACAGGCTTGATCGCTGGCGCAGGGGTCCAAGGTGGCCAGGTTTACGGGAAATCCGATGCAACGGGTTCGACACCGCTTGAAAATCCTGTACATCCACGCGACATCCTTGCCACAGTCTATCATACACTCGGTATCGACCCGCACACTATCGTCTATAACCATTTGGATCAGCCACGCGAGTTGGTGAAAGGCGAACCGATTGCGGGGATATTCTAA
- a CDS encoding PPC domain-containing protein gives MSNMLFRQKRRVKSPHSPLLTKRSFLVLSVFLLTISIAYAQVQPTLTGVFPQGGQQGRSVEVTITGTNLGKATAVWFSGNGITAEIKEKTGQAAVLFNGAGVSGRVPTDAQLVASLIISSDAPLGIQQIRVVTPYGVSNAGSFVVGNLREIVEEESGSFSLGVSPEASPAMETNWIALPVTVNGTIASIDDEDSFTFEVKKGTRLICEVTAQRIGSLLDSYLVLRDANGTKVADSGLGDGLDSVLDYTVLETGKYALHIRDIRYKGGKGYGYRLSIGELPYLETIFPLGGRRGTENAIAVTGANLEMVESIQISIGAETPAGEQSLRVQTPSGLATNARPFAIGNWAELVEIEPNNSLGNATAVTTPITLNGKIDKSGDIDWFSFEIEKPQLLVFEVEALKLSSKLDALLTLYGPGKPMNASEDMAWRDDKEQVLMVNDDATTGADARIDWNFEKSGEYSVAIRDLNNQGGETYPYRLHIRPLEPDCELKVVVLDNRNIPSPMDNPRVNRGSSVTMQVDVVRLDRFTGPIRLLCPDLPKTFDVSPTIIGMGQNRAMLTITAPWDASLGLMPISIVGVYAVGNRQIERIATPSPILLTVMDAPEFTLTLAEIGLSAIHNKTAELHVTANRRDDFVGPITLSVSGLPNRVSVLPDPVSKKPITLAEGETEATLTVKAGTFERREEFSVLPRPGTNYISVTGTATVNGEAVKQSTPAIPLTIVEAPFIVTVDPLRFSIVFPAKATDNTATVQDSGTVAIAANLTADTEATESEIPLTKEAILTLAIVRQGGFTDELTLTPIDVPEGFTTEAATIPSDETEVKVPLKALSSLKADTYEFKFRGTATINDKAFIQDSPVLKVKIIH, from the coding sequence ATGTCTAACATGTTATTTCGGCAGAAGAGACGGGTTAAATCGCCGCATTCTCCGCTCCTAACGAAACGGTCTTTTCTCGTCCTATCGGTCTTCCTCCTAACGATTAGCATCGCTTATGCGCAAGTACAACCGACCTTAACGGGTGTCTTCCCGCAGGGCGGTCAACAGGGACGCAGCGTAGAAGTCACGATCACAGGCACAAATCTTGGCAAAGCAACAGCGGTGTGGTTTAGTGGTAACGGTATCACTGCGGAGATTAAAGAGAAAACAGGACAGGCTGCTGTCCTTTTCAATGGTGCTGGTGTTTCTGGACGTGTGCCTACCGATGCGCAGTTGGTAGCATCCTTGATAATTTCCTCCGATGCCCCGTTGGGCATACAACAGATACGCGTCGTTACGCCTTATGGTGTCTCTAACGCCGGAAGCTTTGTCGTTGGAAACCTACGGGAAATCGTTGAAGAGGAATCGGGGAGTTTTTCCTTGGGTGTTTCCCCAGAAGCCTCTCCTGCGATGGAAACCAACTGGATCGCGCTGCCGGTCACTGTAAATGGCACAATCGCGTCAATTGACGATGAAGATAGTTTTACCTTTGAAGTGAAAAAGGGGACGCGGCTGATCTGTGAGGTAACGGCACAGCGGATAGGTTCACTCTTGGATTCATACCTCGTACTTCGAGATGCTAATGGGACTAAGGTCGCCGACAGTGGACTTGGCGACGGCTTAGACTCTGTCTTGGATTATACTGTCCTTGAAACAGGGAAGTACGCGCTCCACATTCGGGATATTCGTTACAAAGGTGGAAAGGGGTATGGCTATCGACTGAGCATCGGTGAGTTACCGTATCTGGAAACAATTTTCCCGCTCGGTGGACGCCGCGGCACTGAGAATGCGATCGCCGTCACGGGCGCGAATCTTGAAATGGTCGAGTCTATACAGATCTCAATAGGTGCTGAGACGCCGGCAGGCGAACAGTCTTTGCGGGTTCAGACTCCCTCTGGATTGGCAACCAACGCCCGACCCTTTGCTATCGGAAATTGGGCGGAGTTGGTGGAGATTGAACCGAATAATTCACTCGGAAATGCGACTGCTGTTACGACCCCGATAACGCTGAATGGAAAAATTGACAAATCTGGTGATATTGATTGGTTTTCATTTGAGATTGAGAAACCGCAACTTCTCGTTTTCGAGGTAGAGGCACTGAAACTTTCATCAAAACTTGATGCACTGCTTACACTCTACGGACCTGGAAAACCCATGAATGCCTCGGAAGATATGGCATGGCGTGACGATAAAGAACAGGTCTTAATGGTGAACGATGATGCCACTACTGGTGCCGATGCCCGTATCGACTGGAATTTTGAGAAATCGGGAGAATATTCTGTTGCCATTCGAGACCTGAATAATCAAGGTGGTGAGACCTACCCCTATCGCTTGCACATTCGTCCACTGGAACCCGACTGTGAACTCAAAGTAGTTGTGCTTGACAATCGGAACATTCCTTCTCCTATGGATAATCCGCGGGTCAATAGAGGGAGTAGTGTCACAATGCAGGTTGACGTTGTTCGCCTTGACCGATTTACGGGTCCAATCCGTCTACTTTGTCCAGATCTGCCGAAAACGTTTGATGTGAGTCCCACTATTATTGGAATGGGTCAAAACAGAGCAATGCTCACGATAACGGCTCCCTGGGATGCCTCTCTTGGGCTGATGCCGATCTCCATCGTTGGCGTTTATGCCGTGGGTAATCGCCAGATAGAACGTATTGCGACTCCGTCTCCAATCCTTCTCACCGTGATGGATGCGCCAGAGTTTACACTGACACTCGCAGAGATCGGTTTAAGTGCCATCCACAACAAAACGGCTGAGCTCCACGTGACAGCGAACCGACGTGACGACTTCGTCGGTCCCATTACACTATCGGTATCGGGACTTCCGAATCGTGTTTCTGTACTGCCTGATCCCGTTTCCAAAAAACCTATTACGCTTGCTGAAGGTGAAACAGAAGCAACACTTACGGTGAAAGCAGGGACTTTTGAACGAAGAGAAGAGTTTTCTGTCTTACCGAGACCCGGCACGAATTACATTTCGGTTACTGGAACAGCGACTGTTAATGGCGAGGCGGTGAAACAGTCAACACCTGCTATTCCTTTGACAATCGTGGAGGCACCGTTCATTGTAACGGTTGACCCCTTACGCTTTAGCATTGTCTTTCCGGCAAAAGCAACAGATAATACAGCAACAGTGCAAGATAGTGGAACCGTCGCCATCGCAGCGAACCTGACAGCGGATACCGAAGCGACCGAAAGTGAAATACCGCTTACAAAGGAAGCGATATTGACGTTAGCAATCGTCCGACAGGGCGGATTTACAGATGAACTCACGCTGACACCGATCGATGTCCCGGAAGGCTTCACGACGGAAGCGGCGACCATCCCATCGGACGAAACCGAAGTCAAGGTCCCGCTAAAGGCACTTAGCTCTTTGAAGGCGGATACCTATGAGTTCAAGTTCCGGGGTACTGCAACGATTAACGACAAAGCCTTTATACAGGATAGTCCAGTTCTTAAGGTGAAGATTATCCACTAA
- a CDS encoding LamG domain-containing protein, producing the protein MVRFTISLITIGLMFAHFGNAEIDPGTIVGAWLFDETGGKVAKDSSDNENDGDLVGGAKWAKGKFGNAIELNGKDAWVTVPEIGPLDDFTLMKWFNATGRVGQWRCFFNRNGWTAGYVHYQFRPDNKMEMAIHSNNPVRHPGWDGSDFIADKGILNTWIHLAVAYSSNDESVRVYFDGELDVDDKWGPLPGEFGPGRIGSWDGGGREWEGLFDEMLLFDVALEEDDILSLMENGLEAALAVEAVGKLGTIWGEIKSGRTK; encoded by the coding sequence ATGGTTCGCTTCACAATCAGTTTAATCACTATAGGTCTCATGTTCGCGCACTTCGGCAACGCTGAAATCGATCCGGGGACTATTGTCGGTGCGTGGTTGTTTGATGAAACAGGTGGGAAAGTCGCCAAAGATTCGTCTGACAATGAAAATGATGGCGACCTCGTCGGGGGTGCTAAATGGGCAAAGGGTAAATTTGGCAACGCTATTGAACTCAATGGTAAAGACGCTTGGGTGACGGTTCCAGAGATTGGACCGCTTGATGACTTTACGCTCATGAAATGGTTTAATGCAACAGGACGCGTCGGACAATGGAGATGCTTCTTTAACCGGAACGGTTGGACAGCTGGATACGTCCATTACCAATTTCGTCCAGACAACAAGATGGAGATGGCAATTCACTCTAACAACCCTGTGCGCCATCCGGGTTGGGACGGTTCAGATTTCATAGCAGACAAGGGTATCTTGAACACATGGATCCATCTCGCAGTTGCCTACAGCAGCAACGATGAATCGGTTCGCGTCTACTTCGATGGCGAACTCGATGTGGACGATAAATGGGGACCCTTGCCGGGAGAATTTGGACCCGGACGTATCGGTTCATGGGACGGCGGCGGCAGAGAGTGGGAAGGTTTGTTCGACGAGATGCTACTCTTTGATGTCGCACTGGAAGAAGATGACATTCTCTCACTCATGGAAAACGGATTAGAAGCTGCGCTTGCTGTTGAAGCAGTGGGTAAACTCGGAACGATTTGGGGAGAAATTAAGTCAGGACGGACGAAATAG
- a CDS encoding Rieske 2Fe-2S domain-containing protein, protein MVSRRKFFKFLGWGNFVAALGLTFGPGLVRYLYPRVLFEPSSIFKAGFPAEYPPGSVSEKFKKEPFGVWIVRKQDGEFYALLTICTHLGCTPRWLASEDKFKCPCHGSGFDREGINYEGPAPRPLERVKITLAEDGQIEIDKSVKFLGEKEQWTDPGSFLKV, encoded by the coding sequence GTGGTATCTCGACGTAAATTTTTCAAATTTCTGGGTTGGGGGAATTTCGTTGCAGCATTAGGATTAACTTTCGGACCCGGATTGGTTCGGTATCTGTATCCACGTGTGCTGTTTGAGCCGTCCTCTATTTTTAAAGCAGGATTCCCCGCGGAATATCCACCGGGCAGCGTTAGCGAAAAGTTCAAAAAAGAACCGTTCGGTGTTTGGATTGTTCGGAAACAAGACGGCGAATTTTACGCGCTTTTAACGATTTGTACACACCTTGGGTGCACACCGCGATGGCTCGCGTCTGAGGACAAATTCAAGTGTCCATGTCACGGCAGCGGTTTCGACCGAGAAGGTATTAACTATGAAGGTCCCGCACCACGGCCCCTTGAACGCGTTAAGATTACGTTGGCAGAGGACGGTCAGATTGAAATTGATAAGTCCGTGAAGTTTTTAGGTGAGAAGGAGCAGTGGACGGACCCAGGCTCCTTTTTGAAGGTCTGA
- a CDS encoding cytochrome b N-terminal domain-containing protein, whose amino-acid sequence MNEERKGLKEKITNSDIWRSIFRHGYEDTGRRYTLQILQNVWLHLHPPRVSRHALNFRFTWCMGGITFLMFLVTAVTGVLLMFYYRPTAEYAFRDVQYLEFDIPFGMLLRNMHRWAAHGMVISVMLHMFRVFLTGSYKKPREFNWAVGVILLLVTFFLSFTGYLLPWDQLAFWAVTVGTNMARATPVLGHEGPFAPQDITQSNDVRFALLAGTIVGPSTLLRFYILHCVAVPLLASVLMALHFWRVRKDGGISGPL is encoded by the coding sequence ATGAACGAAGAACGTAAAGGGCTAAAAGAGAAGATTACCAATTCCGATATTTGGCGCTCTATATTCCGCCACGGATATGAAGATACGGGGCGTCGTTACACCTTACAAATCCTCCAAAACGTCTGGTTGCATCTCCATCCTCCTCGGGTTTCTCGGCACGCGCTGAATTTCCGCTTTACATGGTGTATGGGCGGCATCACTTTCCTGATGTTTCTGGTGACCGCCGTCACAGGCGTACTCCTCATGTTCTACTATCGTCCGACAGCTGAATATGCCTTCCGCGATGTACAGTACCTCGAATTTGATATCCCCTTCGGCATGCTGCTCCGCAACATGCACCGGTGGGCAGCCCACGGAATGGTCATTTCAGTAATGCTACACATGTTCAGAGTCTTCTTAACAGGTTCCTATAAGAAACCGCGAGAATTCAATTGGGCAGTCGGGGTCATTTTATTACTCGTGACGTTCTTTCTGAGTTTCACAGGCTATCTGTTACCGTGGGATCAGTTGGCGTTTTGGGCTGTGACTGTCGGGACGAATATGGCACGCGCAACACCAGTGTTGGGACACGAAGGTCCCTTTGCGCCACAGGACATCACACAGTCAAATGATGTCCGATTTGCACTGCTGGCAGGAACAATCGTAGGCCCCTCAACGCTGTTAAGGTTCTATATTTTGCACTGCGTTGCGGTTCCACTGTTGGCGAGCGTCTTGATGGCTTTGCATTTCTGGCGGGTGCGTAAAGATGGCGGCATTTCCGGGCCGCTGTAA
- a CDS encoding cytochrome C has protein sequence MEHFLALVTKPDNVPILAILFLIPYFMWLSYRQARQTDIAGVPSDAALNDKVYVWPYLCRNEFICAIIVMLVLGVWSIMIDAPLEEPSDPTKTPNPSKAPWYFLALQEMLVYFDPWIAGVVLPGLIIAGLIAIPYIDINPKGKGYYTIKERPFALAVFCFGFIVLWIVLMIVGTFLRGPGWNFFAPWEYWDPHLVVPLTNVNLSYLFGIRSETTANFFGFVVVAGYFSIGPIFYLWKRNSSRFLQELGLVRYVVVSFLFLTMMALPIKMILRIFFNVKYIWVSPWFNI, from the coding sequence ATGGAGCATTTTTTAGCACTCGTGACGAAGCCGGACAATGTCCCGATTCTTGCTATTCTCTTTTTAATACCCTATTTCATGTGGCTTTCATACCGGCAGGCACGTCAGACGGACATAGCGGGTGTCCCCTCGGATGCGGCACTTAACGATAAAGTCTACGTCTGGCCCTACCTGTGCCGAAATGAGTTTATCTGTGCGATTATCGTTATGTTAGTGTTGGGGGTCTGGTCGATTATGATTGACGCCCCCCTTGAAGAACCGAGCGATCCGACGAAAACGCCGAACCCTTCTAAAGCGCCTTGGTACTTCCTCGCACTACAGGAGATGCTCGTCTACTTCGATCCTTGGATCGCAGGTGTGGTGCTGCCCGGATTGATTATCGCCGGATTAATTGCTATTCCCTACATCGACATTAATCCGAAAGGTAAAGGCTATTATACAATCAAAGAACGTCCGTTCGCGCTCGCGGTGTTCTGCTTCGGATTCATCGTCCTATGGATCGTCCTGATGATCGTCGGAACCTTCCTCAGGGGTCCAGGGTGGAACTTCTTCGCACCGTGGGAGTATTGGGATCCCCACCTTGTCGTACCGCTGACGAATGTGAACCTGTCCTATCTTTTCGGTATTCGGAGTGAAACAACTGCGAATTTCTTCGGCTTTGTTGTCGTTGCTGGCTATTTCTCGATCGGTCCGATTTTCTATCTATGGAAACGGAACAGTAGCCGTTTCTTACAAGAACTCGGACTGGTGCGATATGTCGTCGTTTCATTTCTGTTTTTAACCATGATGGCTTTGCCGATAAAGATGATCTTGCGCATATTCTTCAATGTGAAATATATCTGGGTATCCCCGTGGTTTAATATTTAG